In Chitinophaga sp. HK235, a single window of DNA contains:
- the holA gene encoding DNA polymerase III subunit delta, with product MEYQDIIRDWKQKKFRPLYWLEGEEDFFIDQVTNYAEHHLLDEAEKGFNLTILYGKDTDWTAVVNTCRRYPMFAERQVVVLKEAQAMRDLLKLEAYIENPLASTVFVVAHKQGKIDGRSKLAKLIKEKGVLLATKKMYDNQLPAWVESYVSSRELAISQKAAILLVDHIGNDLSRIANEIDKLLVNLPAGKKIDEGDIEKYVGISKEYNVFELQNAIGQKNTAKVFRIISYFAANPKAAPIQMTLPALYNFFAKVNLIFGVKGGEKEVATALGVHPFFVKDYMNAARQYGPEGTEKAILLLHQYNLRSIGINDSGVEDGELMKELMYKVMN from the coding sequence ATGGAATATCAGGATATTATACGCGACTGGAAACAGAAAAAATTCCGGCCCCTCTATTGGCTGGAAGGTGAAGAAGATTTTTTTATAGACCAGGTAACCAACTACGCCGAACATCACCTCCTCGACGAAGCCGAAAAAGGTTTTAACCTCACCATATTATATGGTAAGGATACTGACTGGACCGCCGTGGTCAACACTTGCCGCCGCTACCCCATGTTCGCCGAAAGGCAGGTAGTCGTACTCAAGGAAGCACAAGCCATGCGCGACCTGCTGAAGCTGGAAGCCTATATCGAAAATCCCCTCGCCTCCACTGTGTTCGTAGTAGCCCATAAACAGGGAAAAATCGACGGCCGCAGCAAACTCGCTAAACTGATCAAGGAAAAAGGCGTCCTGCTGGCTACCAAAAAAATGTACGACAACCAGCTGCCCGCCTGGGTGGAATCCTACGTGAGCAGCCGCGAACTGGCCATCTCCCAGAAAGCAGCCATCCTCCTGGTAGACCATATCGGCAACGACCTCTCCCGTATCGCCAATGAAATCGATAAACTGCTGGTCAATCTTCCCGCAGGGAAAAAAATCGATGAAGGCGATATCGAAAAATATGTAGGTATCAGCAAGGAATACAACGTATTTGAACTGCAAAATGCGATCGGACAGAAAAATACCGCCAAAGTATTCCGCATCATCTCCTACTTCGCAGCCAATCCCAAGGCAGCTCCCATCCAGATGACCCTGCCGGCCCTGTACAACTTCTTCGCCAAGGTAAACCTCATCTTCGGCGTAAAAGGCGGAGAAAAGGAAGTGGCCACCGCTTTGGGTGTACATCCGTTCTTCGTGAAAGATTATATGAACGCTGCCCGCCAGTACGGCCCGGAAGGCACTGAAAAAGCCATCCTGCTGCTGCATCAGTATAACCTGCGAAGCATCGGTATCAACGACAGCGGCGTGGAAGACGGGGAACTGATGAAAGAGCTGATGTATAAAGTGATGAACTAA
- the murI gene encoding glutamate racemase, with amino-acid sequence MGPIGVFDSGYGGLTVLKEIITELPQYEYIYLGDNARTPYGNRGFDTIHAYTLECVQKLFDMGCPLVILACNTASAKALRTIQQQDLPRIAPDKRVLGVIRPTTEMVGTITQTGEVGILATNGTVASESYPIEIKKFFPHVQTYQLACPMWVPLVENNEHENAGADFFVKEYIDKILSYSPNIDTLVLGCTHYPLLMKKIKQYLPGGIAVLSQGKLVGHSLKDYLKRHPEMESRLSRNDNRRFFTTDDPAIFDRMAEIFFGKAVQSEKIDWKQHS; translated from the coding sequence ATGGGCCCAATCGGTGTTTTTGACTCCGGCTACGGAGGACTGACTGTCCTCAAGGAAATCATTACAGAATTACCACAATACGAATATATCTATCTGGGCGACAATGCCCGCACCCCGTATGGTAACCGCGGTTTCGACACCATCCACGCCTATACGCTGGAATGTGTGCAAAAACTGTTCGATATGGGATGCCCGCTGGTCATCCTTGCCTGTAATACCGCCTCTGCCAAAGCATTGCGCACCATCCAGCAGCAGGACCTTCCCAGGATAGCACCCGACAAACGGGTACTGGGTGTCATCCGCCCTACCACCGAAATGGTTGGCACCATCACCCAAACCGGCGAGGTAGGCATCCTGGCCACCAATGGCACTGTGGCCTCCGAGTCATACCCGATAGAGATCAAAAAGTTTTTTCCACATGTACAAACCTACCAGCTGGCCTGCCCCATGTGGGTGCCGCTGGTGGAAAACAATGAACATGAAAACGCCGGGGCCGACTTCTTCGTAAAGGAATATATTGACAAAATCCTTTCATATTCACCCAATATTGACACGCTGGTACTGGGATGCACCCACTACCCGCTGCTCATGAAAAAAATCAAACAATATCTGCCCGGCGGCATTGCTGTCTTATCACAAGGTAAACTTGTGGGCCACAGCCTGAAGGATTATCTGAAACGCCATCCTGAAATGGAGTCAAGGCTTAGCCGGAACGACAACCGCCGCTTCTTCACCACCGATGATCCGGCCATCTTTGATCGTATGGCTGAA
- a CDS encoding response regulator has translation MEDMNKIVYVVDDDEIFHFIIKKMLGQQDDNLVITSFLCAEEAIEQLSSTPQLTLPSLIILDMNMQRMNGWDFIEAYRGLKSSLKSTIPIIMCSSSVDVRDMQKVQHTPELMAYITKPLDRNKMKVIEEYL, from the coding sequence ATGGAAGACATGAATAAAATAGTGTACGTTGTAGATGATGATGAGATTTTTCATTTCATTATCAAAAAGATGTTGGGGCAACAGGACGATAATCTTGTAATTACCTCTTTTCTATGTGCAGAAGAAGCCATTGAACAGCTATCCAGCACACCCCAGCTAACGTTGCCCTCTCTTATTATCTTGGATATGAATATGCAAAGGATGAACGGATGGGACTTCATTGAAGCATACCGCGGGCTTAAATCATCCCTGAAAAGCACCATTCCTATCATTATGTGCTCTTCTTCCGTAGATGTGCGGGATATGCAGAAGGTACAACATACACCTGAGCTAATGGCCTATATCACCAAACCACTGGATAGAAACAAGATGAAGGTGATTGAGGAATACCTGTAA
- a CDS encoding bifunctional riboflavin kinase/FAD synthetase — translation MQVHRDLKQLPEIRNAVITIGTFDGVHEGHRFIIQQLEQAAAECNGETVIITFDPHPREVLMPKPNNIRLLTTLPEKIALLEEAGVDHLVVVPFTKAFSELSAQEYLEDFLIARFKPHTIIIGYDHRFGHNREGGLELLEMEQQRYGFRLLEIPQQVVNDLTVSSTKIRKSLQEGEVLLANELLGYTYFLSGTVVHGDKMGRQLGYPTANLHLKDERKLIPAEGIYAVRVQVPDQEGLLPAVMSIGFRPTFNGTDLRLEVHLFDFNADLYDQELTVYFIEYIRANQKFDDIKDLIVQMDKDSAQSREILGEKA, via the coding sequence ATGCAGGTTCACAGGGACTTAAAGCAATTACCGGAGATCCGTAATGCTGTTATCACGATAGGCACTTTTGACGGCGTACATGAAGGGCACCGCTTCATTATACAACAACTGGAGCAGGCTGCTGCGGAGTGTAACGGAGAAACGGTCATTATCACTTTTGATCCCCATCCGAGAGAGGTATTAATGCCCAAACCCAATAATATCCGGTTGCTCACTACATTGCCGGAAAAAATCGCCCTGCTGGAAGAGGCTGGTGTAGACCATCTCGTAGTAGTACCTTTTACCAAAGCCTTTTCCGAACTATCAGCACAGGAATACCTGGAAGACTTCCTGATAGCGCGTTTCAAGCCTCATACCATCATTATCGGTTATGATCACCGTTTCGGCCACAACCGCGAAGGCGGACTGGAGCTGCTGGAAATGGAGCAGCAACGGTATGGTTTCCGGCTGCTGGAAATCCCGCAACAGGTTGTCAACGACCTTACCGTAAGCTCTACCAAAATCCGTAAGAGCCTGCAGGAAGGTGAAGTACTGCTGGCCAATGAGCTGCTGGGCTACACCTATTTTCTGAGCGGCACCGTTGTGCATGGCGACAAAATGGGCAGACAGCTGGGATATCCTACTGCCAATCTCCATCTGAAAGACGAAAGAAAACTCATTCCTGCAGAAGGCATCTATGCTGTACGGGTACAAGTACCTGATCAGGAGGGCCTGTTACCCGCTGTGATGAGCATTGGCTTCCGGCCTACCTTTAATGGTACCGACCTCCGCCTGGAAGTACACCTGTTTGATTTTAACGCAGACCTCTACGATCAGGAGCTGACCGTTTATTTCATAGAATATATCCGCGCCAACCAGAAATTTGATGATATCAAGGACCTGATTGTGCAGATGGATAAGGATTCTGCCCAGTCCAGGGAAATATTGGGAGAAAAAGCTTAA
- a CDS encoding ribonuclease H-like domain-containing protein, with protein sequence MLPNIGLDQLLLLDIETTPATAALDQLPADMQRLWIEKIAKTAPESENEAEAYEDKAGIYAEFGKIICISAAFFSLENNAYHLRMKSFYNDDEAIVLNGFLGLVNKFYAKYPGFQFAGHNIKEFDIPFICRRSVIHQLSLPRPLQLYGFKPWEMPMLDTLHLWRFGDIRHYTSLKLLTAVLGIETPKDDIDGSMVGKVYWKDHNLERIAAYCQKDVIAVAQLLLRFKRIPLLKEEQVILVK encoded by the coding sequence GTGTTACCCAATATTGGATTAGATCAGTTATTGTTGTTGGACATAGAAACAACTCCGGCCACTGCGGCCCTGGATCAGTTGCCTGCAGATATGCAACGGCTCTGGATCGAGAAAATTGCAAAAACTGCGCCAGAATCAGAAAATGAAGCGGAGGCTTATGAAGACAAAGCCGGTATCTACGCTGAATTTGGAAAAATAATATGTATATCTGCCGCTTTCTTCAGCCTGGAAAATAATGCCTATCATCTGAGGATGAAATCCTTTTATAATGATGATGAAGCAATTGTGCTCAATGGTTTTTTAGGATTGGTAAATAAATTTTATGCAAAGTATCCGGGCTTCCAGTTTGCCGGCCACAACATAAAAGAATTTGATATTCCTTTTATTTGCCGCCGGTCTGTTATTCATCAGTTATCTTTGCCCAGACCTTTACAACTATACGGCTTCAAACCATGGGAAATGCCCATGCTCGATACTCTCCACCTCTGGCGTTTCGGGGATATCAGGCATTATACCTCCCTGAAACTGCTGACCGCCGTCCTGGGCATAGAAACGCCCAAAGATGATATAGACGGCAGCATGGTAGGCAAAGTATACTGGAAAGATCATAACCTGGAAAGGATAGCGGCCTACTGCCAGAAAGATGTGATCGCAGTAGCCCAGCTCCTGCTCCGCTTTAAAAGGATACCGCTGTTAAAAGAAGAACAGGTCATCCTGGTAAAATAA
- a CDS encoding AIR synthase related protein, whose amino-acid sequence MDNNIYAKRGVSAGKEDVHNAIKNIDKGLFPKAFCKIVPDILGGDEAWCNIMHADGAGTKSSLAYMYWKETGDLSVWKGIAQDAIIMNMDDLLCVGATDNILLSSTIGRNKQLLPGEVIAAIINGTEEILAELRKHGISIYSTGGETADVGDLVRTIIVDSTVTARMKRSDVISNDRIQAGDVVVGLASYGQASYETEYNGGMGSNGLTSARHDVFNKAMAEKYPESFDPGIPYELVFSGKKALTDKIDIPGFGAVDAGKLVLSPTRTYAPVIKKVLEQFRPQIHGMVHCSGGAQTKVLHFIENLHVIKDNLFPIPPLFTLIQEQSGTSWKEMYQVFNMGHRMELYVPEAIAADIISISKSFNIDAQIIGRVEAAEQKQVTVKAPAGTFIYQ is encoded by the coding sequence GTGGATAATAATATTTACGCCAAGCGTGGTGTTTCAGCTGGTAAGGAAGATGTGCACAATGCCATTAAAAACATTGACAAAGGCCTGTTTCCAAAGGCATTCTGTAAAATAGTGCCGGATATCCTGGGCGGTGACGAAGCCTGGTGCAACATTATGCATGCCGATGGCGCAGGTACCAAGTCCTCCCTGGCATACATGTACTGGAAAGAAACCGGTGACCTCAGCGTCTGGAAAGGGATTGCACAGGATGCCATCATCATGAACATGGATGATCTCCTCTGTGTAGGTGCCACCGATAACATCCTGTTGTCTTCCACTATCGGCCGTAACAAACAGCTCCTGCCCGGTGAAGTAATTGCCGCTATTATCAACGGTACTGAAGAGATCCTGGCTGAACTGCGCAAACACGGTATCAGCATCTATTCCACCGGTGGTGAAACAGCGGATGTGGGCGACCTGGTTCGCACCATCATCGTAGACTCTACCGTGACTGCCCGCATGAAACGCAGCGATGTGATCTCCAACGATCGCATCCAGGCCGGCGATGTGGTGGTAGGCCTGGCTTCCTACGGACAAGCCTCCTACGAAACAGAATACAACGGTGGTATGGGCAGCAATGGTCTCACCAGCGCCCGTCACGACGTATTCAACAAGGCCATGGCCGAAAAATATCCTGAAAGCTTTGATCCCGGTATTCCTTATGAACTGGTATTCAGCGGTAAAAAAGCCCTGACTGATAAAATTGATATTCCTGGCTTTGGTGCCGTAGATGCCGGTAAACTGGTACTGTCACCTACCCGTACCTATGCTCCGGTGATCAAAAAAGTGCTGGAACAGTTCCGTCCGCAGATCCATGGTATGGTACATTGCAGCGGTGGCGCACAAACCAAGGTGTTGCATTTTATCGAAAACCTGCACGTGATCAAGGATAATCTGTTCCCCATCCCGCCGTTGTTTACCCTGATACAGGAGCAGTCCGGCACTTCCTGGAAGGAAATGTACCAGGTGTTTAATATGGGTCATCGTATGGAGCTGTATGTTCCGGAAGCGATCGCGGCAGATATCATCAGCATCTCCAAAAGCTTTAATATCGATGCGCAGATCATCGGAAGGGTAGAAGCAGCCGAACAAAAACAAGTGACTGTAAAAGCGCCGGCAGGCACTTTTATCTATCAATAA
- a CDS encoding ABC-F family ATP-binding cassette domain-containing protein, protein MISVKNVTLSFGKRVLFDEVNLNFTKGNCYGVIGANGAGKSTFLKILSGEIDPNKGTVEITPGERMSVLKQNHFEFDEVTVLNAVLMGNKKLWEIAKERDAIYAKEDFTEEDGIRAGELEGEYGEMGGYTAESDAGVLLGDLGVKEEMHGILMKDIAGNLKVRVLLAQALFGNPDILLLDEPTNDLDVETIGWLENFLADYENIVIVVSHDRHFLDAVCTHVADVDRAKIQIFSGNYSFWYESSQLMARQIADKNKKMEDKRKDLMDFIARFSANASKSKQATSRKKALEKLVIEDIQPSNRKYPGIIFKQQREVGNQILNLEKLEKSVDGRKLFTDVTFSVNKNDKIAFLSKDHLALTTFFQVISNEMEADNGKIEWGTTVTSASLPNDNATFFTDASVNLMDWLRQYVPAHVTDVDEPFLRGFLGKMLFSGDEIMKKTSVLSGGEKVRCMISRMMLQDPNVLILDEPTNHLDLESIQSFNESMINYKGIVMFTTHDHTFMQSVANRIIELTPKGIIDRMMTFDEYLADERVKALREEMYGIAVPA, encoded by the coding sequence ATGATCAGTGTTAAAAACGTGACGCTCTCTTTTGGTAAGAGAGTTTTGTTTGACGAAGTAAACCTCAATTTCACGAAAGGGAACTGTTATGGTGTGATTGGGGCCAACGGGGCAGGTAAATCTACCTTCCTGAAAATATTGTCCGGTGAGATAGATCCGAACAAAGGCACCGTGGAAATCACTCCCGGCGAGCGTATGAGCGTACTGAAACAGAACCACTTTGAGTTTGATGAGGTTACGGTACTGAATGCAGTATTGATGGGTAACAAGAAGCTCTGGGAGATTGCGAAGGAAAGAGATGCCATCTACGCCAAGGAAGATTTTACAGAAGAAGATGGTATACGCGCAGGTGAACTGGAAGGTGAATACGGCGAGATGGGTGGTTACACCGCAGAAAGTGATGCTGGCGTACTGTTGGGCGACCTGGGTGTAAAAGAAGAGATGCATGGCATACTGATGAAAGATATTGCCGGTAACCTGAAAGTAAGGGTACTGCTAGCCCAGGCACTGTTCGGTAACCCCGATATCCTGCTGCTGGATGAGCCCACGAACGACCTGGACGTGGAAACTATCGGCTGGCTGGAAAACTTCCTGGCCGACTACGAAAATATCGTGATCGTAGTATCCCACGACCGTCACTTCCTCGACGCGGTATGTACGCACGTAGCCGACGTAGACCGCGCCAAAATCCAGATCTTCAGCGGTAACTACTCCTTCTGGTACGAGTCTTCCCAGTTGATGGCCCGTCAGATAGCCGATAAAAACAAGAAAATGGAAGACAAGCGTAAAGACCTCATGGACTTTATCGCCCGCTTTAGTGCCAACGCTTCCAAAAGTAAACAGGCTACTTCCCGTAAAAAAGCCCTCGAAAAACTGGTTATCGAAGATATTCAGCCTTCCAACCGTAAATACCCTGGTATCATCTTCAAACAACAACGTGAAGTGGGTAACCAGATCCTGAACCTGGAAAAACTGGAAAAATCAGTAGACGGCCGCAAGCTCTTTACAGACGTGACTTTCTCTGTCAACAAAAACGACAAGATCGCCTTCCTCTCTAAAGACCATCTGGCCCTCACCACCTTCTTCCAGGTTATCAGCAATGAAATGGAAGCAGATAATGGTAAAATAGAATGGGGTACCACCGTTACCAGTGCTTCTCTGCCTAACGATAACGCCACCTTCTTTACCGATGCCAGTGTCAACCTGATGGACTGGCTGCGTCAGTACGTGCCTGCGCATGTAACAGACGTAGACGAACCATTCCTGCGTGGATTCCTGGGTAAAATGCTGTTCAGCGGTGATGAAATCATGAAAAAGACCTCCGTGCTGAGTGGTGGTGAAAAAGTACGCTGCATGATCAGCCGTATGATGCTCCAGGACCCTAACGTACTGATCCTGGATGAGCCTACCAACCACCTGGACCTCGAGTCTATCCAGTCTTTCAACGAAAGCATGATCAACTATAAAGGTATTGTGATGTTTACTACACATGACCATACCTTTATGCAGTCTGTGGCCAACCGTATCATCGAGCTGACACCAAAAGGTATCATCGACCGCATGATGACCTTCGATGAATACCTCGCTGATGAGCGTGTGAAGGCATTGCGTGAAGAAATGTATGGTATAGCAGTACCAGCCTAG
- a CDS encoding carbonic anhydrase produces MTDYNQVFENNRKWVASKLATDADFFEKMADSQTPAYLYIGCSDSRVPTNEIMGLGAGEVFVHRNIANLVPNTDLNVMAVINYAVVHLEVKHIVVCGHYNCGGVKAAMQPKDLGILNPWLRNIRDVYRLHMDELNAITDEHDRYNRLVELNTQEQAINVIKTAAVQKSYLAKGYPIVHGWVYDLKNGLLKDLKIDFEGVLHEIQKIYDLTGAGMMQKDNNQ; encoded by the coding sequence ATGACAGACTATAACCAGGTATTTGAAAACAACCGCAAATGGGTAGCTTCCAAACTGGCCACCGATGCGGACTTCTTTGAGAAGATGGCGGACTCGCAGACGCCTGCCTACCTTTATATCGGCTGTAGTGACAGCCGGGTGCCCACCAACGAAATCATGGGACTGGGAGCCGGTGAAGTATTCGTGCACCGCAATATTGCCAACCTGGTACCCAATACCGACCTCAACGTCATGGCTGTGATCAACTATGCCGTAGTACACCTGGAGGTAAAACATATCGTCGTTTGCGGACACTACAACTGCGGTGGGGTTAAAGCGGCCATGCAACCCAAAGACCTGGGCATCCTCAACCCCTGGCTGCGTAATATCCGCGATGTGTACCGTCTTCATATGGACGAACTGAATGCCATCACCGATGAGCATGACCGCTATAACAGGCTGGTAGAGCTCAACACCCAGGAACAGGCCATCAACGTCATCAAAACTGCTGCCGTACAGAAATCATATCTGGCCAAAGGCTACCCTATCGTACACGGATGGGTATACGACCTTAAAAACGGCCTGCTGAAAGACCTGAAAATCGACTTCGAAGGCGTATTGCACGAGATCCAGAAAATCTACGACCTCACCGGCGCCGGGATGATGCAGAAAGATAATAACCAATAA